From the Streptomonospora nanhaiensis genome, the window CGAACGGCAGCAGCCAGCCCGCCGCCACCGCCAGCACCTCGCCCAGGCCCACCAGCGCCCGCCAGCCCCGCTGGAGGCCGCCCAAAAACCCGATGGAGTCGTCGCCGGGGTCGGCGACGTAGGTCTCCGGCGGCATCAGCTCCAGGTTCACCGTGCTGTAGGACACCTGCTGGGAAAGCGCCTCTTGGCGCGCCTGCAGCGACTCCAACTCCTGCTGGCGGGTGCTGATCTCGGCCTCCACCGCCAGCACCTCCTGGACCGTTCCGGCCTCGTCCAGCAGGTCGCGCAGCCGGTCCAGCGACGCCTCGGCCGACTCCACCCGGCTGTCGACGTCGGCGACCTCCTCGGTGACGTCCTGCACCCGGCGGTCCAGGCTGGACTGGCTGCCCAGCGCGGCCAGCTCGTCCAGCGCCGCCTCGTAGCGGTCGCGGGGCACCTGCAGCGTCAGCGAGGCGTAGGGGGCGTCGCCCTCGCCGGACTGCACGCTCTCGGCGGCGATGTAGCCCCCGGCGTCGGCCACCCACTCCCCGGCGCGCTCGGCCGCGGCGTCGACGTCCTCCACCTCCACCCGCAGGTCGGCGGTGTAGACCAGGTCGCGGTCGGCCAGGGGCAGGTCCCCGGCCAGACCGTCCGACCCGTCGGCGGCCCCGCCGCCGGGGGGCTCGGCCTCGGGCGGCGCCTCCTGGGCGATGCCCGGTTCGGCCGGCGCCTCCCGCGAGGCGTCGGCGCCGCCGGAGGAGGAGGTGGCCGAGCATCCGGCCGCGAGGGCGAGCAGCAGCAGGAGCGGCGCCGCCGCCGCGCCCCGGGCGAGGGGGCGGCGGCGCGCTTCGTCACGTGGGGGTGTGGCCGACATGCCGCTAGGACGCGCCCCGGCGCCCCGGCGTTGCGCGGCGCGCGTTGCGGGTTGGTCACGGCGGACCGGCGCGCACGGCGCCGCGCCCTTGCCGCGACCCCGTGCGCACCTGCCCGGGGTATCTGGAAAGCTGGGGGTATGCAGCGCCAACCCCACGTCGTCGTGGTGGGGGCCGGGGTGTCCGGCCTGACCGCCGCCCACCGGCTCACCCGCTCGGGAGCCCGGGTCACCGTGCTGGAGGCGGCGCCGCGGATCGGCGGCAAACTGCACGCCACGCCGTTCGCCGGGGTGCCGGTCGACGCCGGCGCGGAGTCGGTGCTCGCGCGCCGGCCCGAGGCGCTCGACCTCATCGCCGAACTCGGACTCTCCGACCGCCTGGTGCACCCCGCCCCGGTCCCGGCGAGCCTCTACAGCCGCGGCCGGCTGCGGCCCTTCCCCGCCACCCAGGTCATGGGCGTGCCCGGCGACCTCGCCGACCTCGCCCGCAGCGGCGTGCTCTCGCCGCTGGGCACCCTGCGCGCCGGACTGGACCTCGTGCTGCCGCCCACGCCCCTGCGCGGCGACGTGTCGGTGGCCGGCCACATCGGCGCCCGCATGGGCCGCGAGGTGGTCGACCGCCTGGTGGAGCCCATGCTCGGCGGGGTCTACGCCGGCCGCGCCGAGCGGCTGTCGCTGGAGGCCACCCTGCCGCAGATCGCCCAGGCCGCCCGCCGCGAGCGCTCGCTGCTGCGCGCCGTGGGCCGCACGGCCCGCCGCCGGCGCCGCGAGCGCGAAGGCGTGCCCGGCGGCCCGGTGTTCGCCGGCCTGCGCGGCGGGATCTCCGTCCTGGTCGGCGAACTGGCGCGCCAGTGCGGCGCCGACGTCCAGACCTCGGCCACCGTCCGGGCGCTGGCCCAGACCGCGCGGGGCTGGCGGCTGACCGTGGGCGCGGCCGCGCCCGACGCCCCGCGCCAGGCCCCCCGCGAGATCGCCGCCGACGGCGTGGTGCTCGCCTGCCCGGCGCCGGCCGCCGCCCGCCTGCTGGGCGAGGCCGCCCCGGAGGCCGCGCGCGACCTGGCCGGCGTGGAGTACGCGAGCATGGCCATCGTCACCCTGGCCTACCCCGCGGCCGCGTTCGCCCGCCCGCCCCGCCGGAGCGGGTTCCTGGTGTCCTCCCGCGAAGGGCTGGCGATCAAGGCGGCCACCTTCAGCAGCGTGAAGTGGCCGTGGCTGGACGAGGAGCTGCGCGCGGCCCACCCCGGCGAGGACACCGTGGTGGTCCGCTGCTCCATCGGCCGCGCCGGCGAGACCGCCCTGCTCCAGCGCGGCGACGACGAGCTGGCCGCCCTGGCGGCGGCCGACCTCGCCCGCGTCTGCGGCGTCGCGGGCGCCCCCGTCCAGAGCCGGGTGACCCGCTGGGGCGGCGGGCTCCCGCAGTACGACGTCGGCCACACCGCCCGGGTGGCGCGCGTCCGCGCCGAGGCCGCCCGCCACCCCGGCCTCGCCCTGTGCGGCGCGGCCTACGACGGAGTGGGCATCCCGGCCTGCATCGCGGGCGCCACCGGCGCCGCCGCCGGCCTCGCCGCGGCCCTGCCCGGCATCGGGGAGCGCGGCGCGGCCGCTCCGGCGCCCACCACCCACGACCACACCGATCAGACAAGGAGCCATCCGTGACAACGGGGCAGCACCACAGCCAGCAGCAGGACCCGGCCGGCGGCGCGGGGGAGCAGGACCTCAACGCGCTGATCCGCTACACCATGTGGTCGGTGTTCAAGGCCGGGGACCTGGCCGACGCCGACCGCTCCGCCCTGGGCGCCGAGCTGGCCGCGCTGTTCGAGGGCGGCGCCGAGAAGGGCGTGACCACGCGCGGCTGCTACGACGTGCAGGGCTTCCGCGCCGACGCCGACATGATGTTCTGGTGGATCGCGGAGTCCTCCGAGGCGGTGCAGGACATGTACGCGTCCTTCCGCCGCACCCGCCTGGGGCGCGCCAGCACCCCGGTGTGGTCGGTCGTGGGCCTGCACCGGCCCGCGGAGTTCAACCGGGGCCACGTCCCGGCGTTCCTGGCCGGCGAGGAGCCGCGCGACCACCTGTGCGTGTACCCGTTCGTGCGCTCCTACGAGTGGTACCTGCTGCCCGACGAGGAGCGCCGGACGATGCTGGCCGAGCACGGCCGCATGGCCGCGCCCTACCCCGACGTGCGCGCCAACACGGTCTCGACCTTCGCGCTCAGCGACTACGAGTGGCTGCTGGCCTTCGAGGCCGACGACCTGCACCGCATCGTCGACCTGATGCGCCACCTGCGCGGCGCGGAGGCCCGGCGGCACACCCGCCTGGAGGTCCCCTTCTACACCGGCCGCCGCAAGAGCGCGGTCGAGCTGGTGGAGGCCCTGGCCTAAAGACGGCCCTGAAACGGCTCCGGGCGGCCCCTGGGGGCCGCCCGGAGGGCGGGCTCAGCCGCGCGCTGCCGCCGCCGCGCCCGCGGCGGGGGTCCGGTGCCGCCCCGGCCCGGCCGGGGCGGCGGTGTCGGGCTGAGCGCCGCTCAGACGCTGTCGGCCGGCGCGGGCGCCGGGTCGTTGCGCCGCGCGGCCACCAGGGAGACCGGCACCGCCAGCACCAGGGCCAGCAGCAGGCCGCCGCCGGAGTAGAGGAGCACGACACCGCCGGGGGCGTCCAGCGCCCACGCGGCCAGGCACCCGGCGCCCACCACGATGCAGCCGAGCGCGGCGTAGGCGAGCCGGCCGCGCGGCTTGGGGTAGGCCACCCGGCTGACCATCAGCCAGGCCACCAGCGCCACCGCCGCCGCGCCCACGTAGACCGGCGGGTCCAGCAGCACCACGGTGATCACCGCCATGGCCCCGAACGGGCTCGGCAGGCCGGTGAAGGTGCTGGAGTCGGGGGCCTGGCAGGAGAACCGCGCCAGGCGCACCACCACCGCCAGCAGGACCGCCGCCGCCGCGGCCAGGGCCACGGTGTGCTGGAGCGGCCCGCCCTCGCCCGCGAGCGTGCCCCAGGCCACCACGAAGAAGGCCGGGGCGAACCCGAAGCTGATCACGTCGGCGAGGTTGTCCAGTTCGGCGCCCATGCCGCTGCCGCCCAGGCGGCGCGCCACCCGGCCGTCGAACAGGTCGAAGCCGGCGGCCACGAGCAGCAGGGCCACGGCCGCGGCGACCGCGCCGCGCTCCAGCGGGTCGTGCCCGCCGGCCGCGGCGTACGCCGTCTGCGCGGCGGCCAGCTGCCAGACCGCCATGAACCCGCACAGGGCGTTGCCCAGGGTCAGGTAGTCGGCCAGGGCCAGCCGCAGCCGCGGGGCGTCGTCGGCCCCGCCGTCGGGCGCCGCCGACGCGGATCCCGCGATGGGCTCCTCAGTCGCGGTCGAGGCGGGTTTCGCCGGCTCGGACGCGCTGTCCGACCTCCACCGCCGGGGTGATGCCGGCCGGAAGATAGACGTCGACCCGCGAGCCGAACCGGATGAGGCCGATCCTCTGCCCCTGCTCCACGGCCTGGCCTTCGGCGAGATACGGGACGATACGCCGGACCATCGCGCCGGCGATTTGGACGACCGTGACCTCACCGATCGCGGTGTCGAGGGTCCAGATGACGCGCTCATTCAGCTCGCTGTCCTTGTCGAATGCGGGTCGGAAGCCGCCGGGCCGATGCTCGACCCGCCTGACCACCCCGTCCAGCGGTGCACGGTTGACGTGCACGTTGAGGGGGTTCATGAAGACGGCCACGCGCGTGCGGCCGTCGGGCCGGGGGTCGATGCTCTGTACGACGCCGTCGGCCGCGCTGATGAGGCGGCCCGTCGCCGGGACGCGCTCGGGGTCGCGGAAGAACCACACCATGCCCGCCGCGAGCAGGCCGGCCGGCACCGCCAGCGGCCGGGCGCGCCGTATCAGGACGGTCGCGCCGGCCAGGGCGAGGGCCGGGAGCAGCCAGGGGGCCGACCCCCGGGCCAGGGGGAGTCGGCCGCGGGTGGCGGGGACCGGTGTCGGTGCGTCGTGGAGCGGCATCGGCTGCTTTCAGTCGGCGGTTGGGACCTGCTGCGGCGCGGACCCCGCCGGGCGGGGGCGCGGAGAGGACACGATCGTAACGGCCGGAGAACGCTGGGGCACCGGCCGGGTGAATCCGTGAAGGAGGATGCTATTGCACGTTCTCGTCGGGCTCCAGCGTGAGCGCGATCGAGTTGATGCAGTAGCGGTCGTCGGTGGGCGTGTCGTAGCCCTCGCCGTGGAAGACGTGGCCCAGGTGGGAGTCGCAGGCGGCGCAGCGGACCTCGGTGCGCACCATGCCCAGCGAGCGGTCCTCGTGCAGGGTCACCGCGTCGCTGCGGGCGGGGTCGAAGAAGCTGGGCCAGCCGCAGTGCGACTCGAACTTCTCGGTCGAGCGGAAGAGTTCGGCGCCGCAGGCGCGGCAGCGGTACACCCCGGCGGTGGTGGTCGAGACGTACTCCCCGGTCCACGCGCGCTCGGTGGCGCCCTGGCGGAGCACGGCGTAGGACTCGGGGTCGAGGATGCGCCGCCACTCCTCCTCGGACCGGGCGACCGGTGCAGGTGTTTCGTCCATACCGGTGACGCTACCGGCATTTACGGTGTTTGGGGGTGCTGACCGGCTGATCGCTCCGTCATTTCGTGATCAATGCCCCTTGAGGGATACATGCCTGTTTCCTCTGCTGTGGGGAGTTCGCGACGTTGGCGGTCGGGTACGGATGCTCCGAGGCTATTGGCAGCCGGGAGTGTGACAATGCTGGTTTCGTATCGACAGCCATTGGACCACCGACAGCCGCTCCGCGTGGGGTGGGCCCGCTACTGCCGCCTCTGGGTGGACCACCACGCCGACCTGCTCCGCGCGCGGACCAGGCCGGTGTGGGGTCCGATCGCCGGGGCCGCGTCCGAGGTCGCCTGGGTCGTCCGGCTCACCGCCGGTTCGGCGGCCGCGCGGCTGGCCCGGGCCCGACCGGGTCCGTGGACCGACGGCCGGCTGTTCGCGCTGGTCTCGGTGATCGCCCTGGGTTCGCTCGCCGTCGCCGGAGTGCTGGGGTTCGCCCTGGCCGAGTGGGCGGCGGCGAACGGATCCGACGACGTCCTCCCCGCCGCGGGCGGGGCGGTCGTGGTCGGCGGGGCCCTCAGTGCCCTGGTGTTCGTGGTCTTCGCCTCGGCGGAGCCGGAGCGGCGGGGCCCCGAGGAGGGGTAGCGGCAGCCCGGGCCCCGGTCCCCCCTGCGGGCCGGGGCCCGGCGCCGCACGCGCGCCGGGCGGCCCGGGGCTCAGGCGTCGAAGTCGTACTGCAGGACGTAGGCCGAGCCGTCCAGGGTCATCTCGTTGAACTCCACGGCCTCGTGCTCGGCGGTCAGGGCGGTGCGCAGCACGTCCATCACCGGGGTGCCCGGGCTCAGCCGCAGCTCGCGCGCCTCGTCGGGGGTGGGCATGCGCACCCGGATCTCCTCGGTGAAGTGGGCCGGCGCCCTCCCCAGCTCCGCCAGCCGCGCGTAGATGCCGCCGGGGCCGGTGTCGGCCTCGGCGATGGCCGTGCCCGCCGCCAGCTTGGCCGGCAGGTAGGAGGTCGCCAGCTGCATGGGGCGGCCCCCCAGGCGGTGGCGGCGGTGCCGCCGCACCACGGGCGTGTCCTCGGCCAGCCCCAGCGCCTTGGCGACGTAGCCGGGCGCGGGGACCTCGCCGACCTCGATGCTGTCGGTCTCGAAGTCGCCGTCGGGGGCGTCGGCCTGCCACACCGCCCGCCCGCTGCCCCACAGCGCCCGCGACAGCCGCCGCGGCCCGTGTCGGCGCAGCGGGCGGAACGCGCGGACGTAGATGCCCGAGCCCCGGATCGCCACCACGATGCCCTCGTTGATGAGCACCGACAGCGCCTGGCGGGCGGTGGCGCGGGCGACGCCGTACTGCTTCATCAGGTCGTTCTCGCCCGGGACGCGGGCGCCGTCGGACAGCCGGCCCGACCTGATCGCCTCGCGCAGCGTGTCGGCGATCTCGCGGTAGACCGGGGGTGAGTCGTTATCGGACGTCGCCACGGCGTTCATCCTCTCGCCCGTAATGTGCGATGGCCCGACCGGAGTGTCGGCGACCGAGCGGCTGGGCGGGCGCGGCACTCGCTCGCGGCGGCCGGGGGGAGCGGTGGGGGAGTCGTGTCATGGACGGCCCCGTTCGGGGGGTTGTGTGCCAGGAAACCACAATCCGGGTATGTCCGATTGACCGGCCCTTTATGCGCAATCGGGCATTGGTCGTCCGTGGCCACATCCGGCATCCCGTTTCCCGCCGTTCACCCCCGGTTCACCCGGCGGTGCGGTCGAACGCCCGCCGGTAGCGCACGAACAGCGAGTCCTCCGACTCCAGCACCGCCGCCAGCCGCAGGTCCTGGGTGTGGGAGGGCGCCGCACCGGCCACGATGCGCGCGGCCGCCGGCCCCAGCAGGCGCGGGCTCAGCGTCAGGCACAGCTCGTCCAGCAGCCCGGCCGCCGCGAACTCCGCGAGCAGGTGCGGGCCGCCCTCGGTGAGCACCCGCACCAGCCCGCGCTCGGCCAGCCCCGCCAGCACCTCCTCGGGCCGCACGGAGTCCGCCCCGGCCACCACCACCTCGGCGCCGCTCGCGGCGGC encodes:
- a CDS encoding DUF4349 domain-containing protein, producing the protein MSATPPRDEARRRPLARGAAAAPLLLLLALAAGCSATSSSGGADASREAPAEPGIAQEAPPEAEPPGGGAADGSDGLAGDLPLADRDLVYTADLRVEVEDVDAAAERAGEWVADAGGYIAAESVQSGEGDAPYASLTLQVPRDRYEAALDELAALGSQSSLDRRVQDVTEEVADVDSRVESAEASLDRLRDLLDEAGTVQEVLAVEAEISTRQQELESLQARQEALSQQVSYSTVNLELMPPETYVADPGDDSIGFLGGLQRGWRALVGLGEVLAVAAGWLLPFAVPLAVAGTPAWLLWRRRRARRRGRPAAPGGAAAGGAARPEGAGGSAAEDGADGTGEAGGRERAAGTGGTGTAKGTSGGTPGGTA
- the hemG gene encoding protoporphyrinogen oxidase, encoding MQRQPHVVVVGAGVSGLTAAHRLTRSGARVTVLEAAPRIGGKLHATPFAGVPVDAGAESVLARRPEALDLIAELGLSDRLVHPAPVPASLYSRGRLRPFPATQVMGVPGDLADLARSGVLSPLGTLRAGLDLVLPPTPLRGDVSVAGHIGARMGREVVDRLVEPMLGGVYAGRAERLSLEATLPQIAQAARRERSLLRAVGRTARRRRREREGVPGGPVFAGLRGGISVLVGELARQCGADVQTSATVRALAQTARGWRLTVGAAAPDAPRQAPREIAADGVVLACPAPAAARLLGEAAPEAARDLAGVEYASMAIVTLAYPAAAFARPPRRSGFLVSSREGLAIKAATFSSVKWPWLDEELRAAHPGEDTVVVRCSIGRAGETALLQRGDDELAALAAADLARVCGVAGAPVQSRVTRWGGGLPQYDVGHTARVARVRAEAARHPGLALCGAAYDGVGIPACIAGATGAAAGLAAALPGIGERGAAAPAPTTHDHTDQTRSHP
- the hemQ gene encoding hydrogen peroxide-dependent heme synthase gives rise to the protein MWSVFKAGDLADADRSALGAELAALFEGGAEKGVTTRGCYDVQGFRADADMMFWWIAESSEAVQDMYASFRRTRLGRASTPVWSVVGLHRPAEFNRGHVPAFLAGEEPRDHLCVYPFVRSYEWYLLPDEERRTMLAEHGRMAAPYPDVRANTVSTFALSDYEWLLAFEADDLHRIVDLMRHLRGAEARRHTRLEVPFYTGRRKSAVELVEALA
- a CDS encoding CDP-alcohol phosphatidyltransferase family protein, translated to MAGSASAAPDGGADDAPRLRLALADYLTLGNALCGFMAVWQLAAAQTAYAAAGGHDPLERGAVAAAVALLLVAAGFDLFDGRVARRLGGSGMGAELDNLADVISFGFAPAFFVVAWGTLAGEGGPLQHTVALAAAAAVLLAVVVRLARFSCQAPDSSTFTGLPSPFGAMAVITVVLLDPPVYVGAAAVALVAWLMVSRVAYPKPRGRLAYAALGCIVVGAGCLAAWALDAPGGVVLLYSGGGLLLALVLAVPVSLVAARRNDPAPAPADSV
- a CDS encoding phosphatidylserine decarboxylase; the protein is MPLHDAPTPVPATRGRLPLARGSAPWLLPALALAGATVLIRRARPLAVPAGLLAAGMVWFFRDPERVPATGRLISAADGVVQSIDPRPDGRTRVAVFMNPLNVHVNRAPLDGVVRRVEHRPGGFRPAFDKDSELNERVIWTLDTAIGEVTVVQIAGAMVRRIVPYLAEGQAVEQGQRIGLIRFGSRVDVYLPAGITPAVEVGQRVRAGETRLDRD
- the msrB gene encoding peptide-methionine (R)-S-oxide reductase MsrB; its protein translation is MDETPAPVARSEEEWRRILDPESYAVLRQGATERAWTGEYVSTTTAGVYRCRACGAELFRSTEKFESHCGWPSFFDPARSDAVTLHEDRSLGMVRTEVRCAACDSHLGHVFHGEGYDTPTDDRYCINSIALTLEPDENVQ
- a CDS encoding GntR family transcriptional regulator, translating into MATSDNDSPPVYREIADTLREAIRSGRLSDGARVPGENDLMKQYGVARATARQALSVLINEGIVVAIRGSGIYVRAFRPLRRHGPRRLSRALWGSGRAVWQADAPDGDFETDSIEVGEVPAPGYVAKALGLAEDTPVVRRHRRHRLGGRPMQLATSYLPAKLAAGTAIAEADTGPGGIYARLAELGRAPAHFTEEIRVRMPTPDEARELRLSPGTPVMDVLRTALTAEHEAVEFNEMTLDGSAYVLQYDFDA